Proteins co-encoded in one Xiphophorus hellerii strain 12219 chromosome 10, Xiphophorus_hellerii-4.1, whole genome shotgun sequence genomic window:
- the mapk8b gene encoding mitogen-activated protein kinase 8 isoform X1 gives MNRNKREKEYYSIDVGDSTFTVLKRYQNLRPIGSGAQGIVCSAYDHNLERNVAIKKLSRPFQNQTHAKRAYRELVLMKCVNHKNIIGLLNVFTPQKTLEEFQDVYLVMELMDANLCQVIQMELDHERLSYLLYQMLCGIKHLHAAGIIHRDLKPSNIVVKSDCTLKILDFGLARTAATGLLMTPYVVTRYYRAPEVILGMGYQANVDVWSVGCIMAEMVRGSVLFPGTDHIDQWNKVIEQLGTPSQEFLMKLNQSVRTYVENRPRYAGYSFEKLFPDVLFPADSEHNKLKASQARDLLSKMLVIDASKRISVDEALQHPYINVWYDPTEVEAPPPAITDKQLDEREHTVEEWKELIYKEVLDWEERTKNGVIRGQPASIGAAVSSSPQQQHQHHPSTSSSSDPTLTDTDSSLETAPGPAGPPGSAGPAAKAGGPVGCCR, from the exons ATGAACCGGAACAAGCGTGAAAAGGAGTATTACAGCATAGACGTGGGCGATTCAACTTTTACAGTCCTGAAGCGCTACCAGAACCTCAGACCTATTGGATCCGGAGCACAGGGGATTGTCTG TTCAGCGTATGACCACAACTTGGAGAGGAACGTTGCCATCAAGAAGCTGAGCCGGCCCTTCCAGAACCAAACCCACGCCAAGCGGGCCTACAGGGAGCTGGTGCTCATGAAATGTGTCAACCACAAGAAC ATCATCGGCCTGTTAAACGTTTTCACGCCTCAGAAGACACTGGAGGAGTTCCAAGATGT gtATCTAGTGATGGAGCTGATGGACGCCAACCTGTGTCAAGTGATTCAGATGGAGCTGGACCACGAGAGGCTGTCCTACCTGCTCTACCAGATGCTGTGTGGGATTAAACACCTCCATGCTGCAGGCATCATACACAGG GACCTGAAGCCCAGCAACATTGTAGTAAAGTCTGACTGCACACTGAAGATCCTGGACTTTGGCCTGGCCAGGACCGCTGCCACCGGCCTCCTCATGACGCCCTACGTAGTGACCCGTTACTACCGTGCCCCCGAGGTCATCCTGGGCATGGGTTACCAGGCCAACG ttgATGTCTGGTCTGTTGGATGCATCATGGCTGAAATGGTCCGAGGTAGTGTGTTGTTTCCAGGCACTGATC ACATTGACCAGTGGAACAAGGTGATCGAGCAGCTGGGGACGCCGTCTCAGGAGTTCCTCATGAAGCTCAACCAGTCGGTGAGGACCTACGTGGAGAACCGGCCGCGTTACGCCGGCTACAGCTTTGAGAAGCTCTTCCCCGATGTCCTGTTCCCTGCTGACTCTGAACACAACAAGTTGAAAG CGAGCCAAGCCAGGGACCTTCTATCCAAAATGCTGGTAATAGACGCTTCCAAGCGGATCTCTGTGGACGAGGCTCTCCAGCACCCTTACATTAATGTGTGGTACGATCCGACTGAAGTGGAGGCA ccGCCGCCCGCCATCACAGACAAGCAGCTGGACGAGCGGGAGCACACAGTGGAGGAGTGGAAAG AGTTGATATATAAAGAAGTGCTGGACTGGGAGGAAAGGACGAAGAATGGTGTCATCAGGGGACAGCCTGCATCTATAG GTGCAGCAGTGAGCAGCAGCcctcagcagcagcaccagcaccATCCCTCCACGTCCTCGTCCTCCGACCCCACCCTGACCGACACGGACAGCAGCCTGGAGACGGCCCCCGGCCCCGCGGGCCCCCCAGGCTCCGCAGGCCCCGCTGCCAAGGCCGGCGGCCCCGTGGGCTGCTGCAGATGA
- the mapk8b gene encoding mitogen-activated protein kinase 8 isoform X3, whose protein sequence is MNRNKREKEYYSIDVGDSTFTVLKRYQNLRPIGSGAQGIVCSAYDHNLERNVAIKKLSRPFQNQTHAKRAYRELVLMKCVNHKNIIGLLNVFTPQKTLEEFQDVYLVMELMDANLCQVIQMELDHERLSYLLYQMLCGIKHLHAAGIIHRDLKPSNIVVKSDCTLKILDFGLARTAATGLLMTPYVVTRYYRAPEVILGMGYQANVDVWSVGCIMAEMVRGSVLFPGTDHIDQWNKVIEQLGTPSQEFLMKLNQSVRTYVENRPRYAGYSFEKLFPDVLFPADSEHNKLKASQARDLLSKMLVIDASKRISVDEALQHPYINVWYDPTEVEAPPPAITDKQLDEREHTVEEWKELIYKEVLDWEERTKNGVIRGQPASIVQVQQ, encoded by the exons ATGAACCGGAACAAGCGTGAAAAGGAGTATTACAGCATAGACGTGGGCGATTCAACTTTTACAGTCCTGAAGCGCTACCAGAACCTCAGACCTATTGGATCCGGAGCACAGGGGATTGTCTG TTCAGCGTATGACCACAACTTGGAGAGGAACGTTGCCATCAAGAAGCTGAGCCGGCCCTTCCAGAACCAAACCCACGCCAAGCGGGCCTACAGGGAGCTGGTGCTCATGAAATGTGTCAACCACAAGAAC ATCATCGGCCTGTTAAACGTTTTCACGCCTCAGAAGACACTGGAGGAGTTCCAAGATGT gtATCTAGTGATGGAGCTGATGGACGCCAACCTGTGTCAAGTGATTCAGATGGAGCTGGACCACGAGAGGCTGTCCTACCTGCTCTACCAGATGCTGTGTGGGATTAAACACCTCCATGCTGCAGGCATCATACACAGG GACCTGAAGCCCAGCAACATTGTAGTAAAGTCTGACTGCACACTGAAGATCCTGGACTTTGGCCTGGCCAGGACCGCTGCCACCGGCCTCCTCATGACGCCCTACGTAGTGACCCGTTACTACCGTGCCCCCGAGGTCATCCTGGGCATGGGTTACCAGGCCAACG ttgATGTCTGGTCTGTTGGATGCATCATGGCTGAAATGGTCCGAGGTAGTGTGTTGTTTCCAGGCACTGATC ACATTGACCAGTGGAACAAGGTGATCGAGCAGCTGGGGACGCCGTCTCAGGAGTTCCTCATGAAGCTCAACCAGTCGGTGAGGACCTACGTGGAGAACCGGCCGCGTTACGCCGGCTACAGCTTTGAGAAGCTCTTCCCCGATGTCCTGTTCCCTGCTGACTCTGAACACAACAAGTTGAAAG CGAGCCAAGCCAGGGACCTTCTATCCAAAATGCTGGTAATAGACGCTTCCAAGCGGATCTCTGTGGACGAGGCTCTCCAGCACCCTTACATTAATGTGTGGTACGATCCGACTGAAGTGGAGGCA ccGCCGCCCGCCATCACAGACAAGCAGCTGGACGAGCGGGAGCACACAGTGGAGGAGTGGAAAG AGTTGATATATAAAGAAGTGCTGGACTGGGAGGAAAGGACGAAGAATGGTGTCATCAGGGGACAGCCTGCATCTATAG TACAGGTGCAGCAGTGA
- the mapk8b gene encoding mitogen-activated protein kinase 8 isoform X2, giving the protein MNRNKREKEYYSIDVGDSTFTVLKRYQNLRPIGSGAQGIVCSAYDHNLERNVAIKKLSRPFQNQTHAKRAYRELVLMKCVNHKNIIGLLNVFTPQKTLEEFQDVYLVMELMDANLCQVIQMELDHERLSYLLYQMLCGIKHLHAAGIIHRDLKPSNIVVKSDCTLKILDFGLARTAATGLLMTPYVVTRYYRAPEVILGMGYQANVDIWAVGCIMAEMVRHKILFPGRDYIDQWNKVIEQLGTPSQEFLMKLNQSVRTYVENRPRYAGYSFEKLFPDVLFPADSEHNKLKASQARDLLSKMLVIDASKRISVDEALQHPYINVWYDPTEVEAPPPAITDKQLDEREHTVEEWKELIYKEVLDWEERTKNGVIRGQPASIGAAVSSSPQQQHQHHPSTSSSSDPTLTDTDSSLETAPGPAGPPGSAGPAAKAGGPVGCCR; this is encoded by the exons ATGAACCGGAACAAGCGTGAAAAGGAGTATTACAGCATAGACGTGGGCGATTCAACTTTTACAGTCCTGAAGCGCTACCAGAACCTCAGACCTATTGGATCCGGAGCACAGGGGATTGTCTG TTCAGCGTATGACCACAACTTGGAGAGGAACGTTGCCATCAAGAAGCTGAGCCGGCCCTTCCAGAACCAAACCCACGCCAAGCGGGCCTACAGGGAGCTGGTGCTCATGAAATGTGTCAACCACAAGAAC ATCATCGGCCTGTTAAACGTTTTCACGCCTCAGAAGACACTGGAGGAGTTCCAAGATGT gtATCTAGTGATGGAGCTGATGGACGCCAACCTGTGTCAAGTGATTCAGATGGAGCTGGACCACGAGAGGCTGTCCTACCTGCTCTACCAGATGCTGTGTGGGATTAAACACCTCCATGCTGCAGGCATCATACACAGG GACCTGAAGCCCAGCAACATTGTAGTAAAGTCTGACTGCACACTGAAGATCCTGGACTTTGGCCTGGCCAGGACCGCTGCCACCGGCCTCCTCATGACGCCCTACGTAGTGACCCGTTACTACCGTGCCCCCGAGGTCATCCTGGGCATGGGTTACCAGGCCAACG TGGATATATGGGCTGTGGGCTGCATTATGGCAGAAATGGTTCGCCACAAAATCCTTTTTCCTGGAAGGGATT ACATTGACCAGTGGAACAAGGTGATCGAGCAGCTGGGGACGCCGTCTCAGGAGTTCCTCATGAAGCTCAACCAGTCGGTGAGGACCTACGTGGAGAACCGGCCGCGTTACGCCGGCTACAGCTTTGAGAAGCTCTTCCCCGATGTCCTGTTCCCTGCTGACTCTGAACACAACAAGTTGAAAG CGAGCCAAGCCAGGGACCTTCTATCCAAAATGCTGGTAATAGACGCTTCCAAGCGGATCTCTGTGGACGAGGCTCTCCAGCACCCTTACATTAATGTGTGGTACGATCCGACTGAAGTGGAGGCA ccGCCGCCCGCCATCACAGACAAGCAGCTGGACGAGCGGGAGCACACAGTGGAGGAGTGGAAAG AGTTGATATATAAAGAAGTGCTGGACTGGGAGGAAAGGACGAAGAATGGTGTCATCAGGGGACAGCCTGCATCTATAG GTGCAGCAGTGAGCAGCAGCcctcagcagcagcaccagcaccATCCCTCCACGTCCTCGTCCTCCGACCCCACCCTGACCGACACGGACAGCAGCCTGGAGACGGCCCCCGGCCCCGCGGGCCCCCCAGGCTCCGCAGGCCCCGCTGCCAAGGCCGGCGGCCCCGTGGGCTGCTGCAGATGA